From a single Nocardioides sp. dk884 genomic region:
- a CDS encoding polysaccharide biosynthesis C-terminal domain-containing protein: protein MSTTPVGAAAPSGLAGELRSTARGGALSLAGSLFGTAMGFVLVLVLARQLGPSGSGLVLQAMGVFMICLSLARLGTDTTAVWLVPRLRHEQPDQVRAACVLLLGLAGSTGLVLWIGWLLVRPALSGHGIDVVDSGALGAVLGGVPLAAVMLAALAATRAFGGVVPYTLVGNVGVPLARPVAVLAGTLAGGAVVTAGVAWTAPLVPGVIAAVWVLHRQVTRFERQHGLPVVRVADRALRRRAVGFALPRTLSAALEESLVWLDVVLVGLIAGPAAAGVYGAATRFVSAGSALLQAMRIVVAPRFSAMLARGRRQDVQDLYDVTGTWIVLAGAPVYVLLAAHAGTVLDLLGPGFDRGTSAVVALCVGGVGMLVGGNVQSLLLMSGHSGWAAANKGVVLAVNVAANLALIAPLGITGAAISWAACAWLDTVLAVLQVRRFTGVRLAVRSLARCLLAVLGCAAAVSWLVRAQVGEGVGALLLSVVLTALAVGGYAAADRRRLHTAELAALLPRRSSYSGTHVRR from the coding sequence ATGAGTACGACACCGGTCGGGGCCGCGGCGCCGTCGGGGCTGGCGGGGGAGCTGCGCTCCACGGCCCGTGGCGGCGCGCTGAGTCTGGCGGGCTCACTGTTCGGCACGGCGATGGGCTTCGTGCTGGTGCTGGTGCTGGCCCGCCAGCTCGGGCCGTCCGGGTCCGGCCTGGTCCTCCAGGCGATGGGCGTGTTCATGATCTGCCTGAGCCTCGCGCGCCTCGGCACCGACACCACCGCGGTCTGGCTGGTGCCCCGGCTGCGTCACGAGCAGCCGGACCAGGTGCGGGCCGCATGCGTGCTGCTCCTGGGACTCGCCGGGAGCACCGGCCTGGTGCTGTGGATCGGCTGGCTGCTGGTGCGCCCAGCCCTGAGCGGGCACGGGATCGACGTCGTCGACTCCGGCGCCCTGGGCGCCGTGCTGGGCGGGGTCCCGCTGGCCGCGGTGATGCTCGCCGCGCTGGCCGCCACGCGGGCCTTCGGCGGCGTCGTGCCCTACACGCTCGTGGGCAACGTCGGGGTCCCGCTCGCGCGCCCCGTGGCGGTGCTCGCCGGCACCCTCGCCGGCGGCGCGGTCGTCACCGCCGGGGTGGCCTGGACGGCCCCGCTCGTGCCCGGCGTGATCGCGGCGGTATGGGTGCTGCACCGCCAGGTCACCCGCTTCGAGCGCCAGCACGGCCTGCCCGTCGTCCGGGTGGCCGACCGGGCCCTGCGGCGCCGCGCGGTCGGGTTCGCGCTGCCCCGCACCCTGTCGGCCGCCCTGGAGGAGTCCCTCGTCTGGCTCGACGTGGTGCTCGTCGGGCTGATCGCCGGCCCCGCCGCCGCCGGGGTGTACGGCGCCGCGACGCGGTTCGTGAGCGCCGGGTCGGCGCTGCTGCAGGCGATGCGGATCGTGGTCGCACCCCGCTTCAGTGCGATGCTCGCCCGCGGCCGACGCCAGGACGTGCAGGATCTCTACGACGTCACCGGCACCTGGATCGTGCTGGCCGGCGCGCCGGTCTACGTGCTCCTCGCCGCGCACGCCGGCACCGTGCTCGACCTGTTGGGGCCCGGGTTCGACCGGGGCACCAGCGCCGTCGTGGCCCTGTGCGTCGGCGGGGTGGGCATGCTGGTGGGCGGCAACGTGCAGTCGCTGCTGCTGATGTCGGGCCACAGCGGGTGGGCCGCGGCCAACAAGGGGGTCGTGCTGGCCGTGAACGTCGCGGCCAACCTGGCGCTGATCGCGCCCCTCGGGATCACCGGCGCGGCGATCAGCTGGGCGGCGTGCGCGTGGTTGGACACCGTGCTCGCGGTGCTCCAGGTGCGCCGCTTCACCGGGGTCCGCCTCGCGGTGCGGTCACTGGCCCGCTGCCTGCTGGCCGTGCTCGGCTGCGCCGCCGCGGTGTCCTGGCTGGTGCGTGCCCAGGTCGGCGAGGGGGTGGGCGCCCTGCTCCTGTCGGTCGTCCTCACCGCCCTCGCCGTGGGCGGGTACGCCGCCGCGGACCGGCGCCGCCTGCACACCGCCGAGCTCGCCGCGCTGCTGCCGCGCCGCTCGTCCTACTCGGGCACCCACGTGCGCAGGTAG
- a CDS encoding glycoside hydrolase family 16 protein yields the protein MDQRTTLPAHPVATRSRRRLLPLLTAGALAVPLGAALASGTTPGTAAASTSASSAPTNDAASLERRLRDPRIEESSGLARSTYPRSLLWTHNDSGDRPRLFAIGPRGATRAVLRLAGAEAQDWEDIAAGPDHTVWVGDIGDNDAAREQISVYRIREPRTLTSTRVRATRFRLAYPDGPHDAETLLVRPRSGRVLLVTKSDDGAGVYRAPRRLRADRVNRLTRVADAPAGVTAGSFSPDGGFLVLGTEDEAYGYRKVGGTATPIALPARRQGESVAVRRGRRAIVVGSEGVHSPVYRVPVPAALRAEGTRATADRSPAEVEGWALDLDENFDELDPARWNVRDRTYNSNEHSYLIADNTSVRDGALVIEARPESAGGRQYTSGYVDTNRRYSLPDTFRAEVRARVPMEQGLWAAPLWFRPTDGSAGEIDLIETYGRESARPLVHQTIHTGYGLLHRQSALTFPYARLGDPAGTGWHTYVVEKTPGQIVMSVDGVTTATWRSGDPRWFDRFYEAGKRWNLRINLQVGGSWGGLPDASTDWSQASMAVDYLRTWVPE from the coding sequence ATGGACCAGCGCACCACCCTCCCCGCCCACCCGGTGGCGACCCGGAGCCGCCGTCGGCTGCTTCCGCTCCTCACCGCCGGCGCCCTCGCGGTCCCACTGGGCGCCGCGCTCGCGAGCGGCACCACCCCCGGCACCGCGGCCGCCTCGACCTCCGCGTCGTCCGCGCCCACGAACGACGCGGCGTCGCTCGAGCGGCGCCTGCGCGACCCCCGCATCGAGGAGTCCAGCGGCCTGGCCCGCAGCACCTACCCCCGCTCGCTGCTGTGGACCCACAACGACAGCGGTGATCGCCCCCGGCTCTTCGCGATCGGGCCGCGCGGCGCCACGCGCGCGGTCCTGCGTCTGGCCGGTGCCGAGGCCCAGGACTGGGAGGACATCGCGGCCGGGCCGGACCACACCGTGTGGGTCGGCGACATCGGCGACAACGACGCCGCCCGCGAGCAGATCAGCGTCTACCGGATCCGCGAGCCGCGGACGCTGACCTCGACCCGGGTGCGGGCGACCCGGTTCCGCCTCGCCTACCCCGACGGACCGCACGACGCCGAGACCCTGCTGGTGCGACCCCGCAGCGGGCGGGTCCTGCTCGTCACCAAGTCCGACGATGGCGCCGGCGTCTACCGGGCCCCACGCCGGCTGCGCGCCGACCGGGTCAACCGGCTCACCCGGGTCGCCGACGCCCCGGCCGGCGTGACGGCCGGCTCCTTCTCCCCGGACGGCGGGTTCCTGGTGCTCGGCACCGAGGACGAGGCCTACGGCTACCGCAAGGTCGGCGGGACGGCCACCCCCATCGCCCTCCCCGCGCGCCGACAGGGCGAGTCGGTGGCAGTACGACGCGGACGCCGCGCGATCGTCGTCGGCAGCGAGGGCGTCCACAGCCCGGTCTACCGCGTCCCGGTGCCGGCCGCGCTGCGCGCGGAGGGCACCCGTGCCACCGCCGACCGCAGCCCCGCCGAGGTCGAGGGGTGGGCCCTGGACCTCGACGAGAACTTCGACGAGCTGGACCCGGCGCGATGGAACGTGCGCGACCGCACCTACAACAGCAACGAGCACAGCTACCTGATCGCCGACAACACCAGCGTGCGCGACGGCGCCCTGGTCATCGAGGCCCGACCGGAGAGCGCCGGCGGACGTCAGTACACCTCGGGCTACGTCGACACGAACCGCAGATACTCCCTGCCCGACACCTTCCGCGCGGAGGTCCGCGCCCGGGTGCCGATGGAGCAGGGGCTGTGGGCCGCGCCGCTGTGGTTCCGGCCCACCGACGGGTCCGCCGGCGAGATCGACCTGATCGAGACCTACGGCCGCGAGTCCGCGCGCCCCCTGGTCCACCAGACCATCCACACCGGCTACGGCCTCCTGCACCGCCAGTCCGCGCTCACCTTCCCCTACGCCCGGCTCGGCGACCCGGCCGGCACCGGGTGGCACACCTACGTCGTGGAGAAGACCCCGGGCCAGATCGTCATGTCGGTCGACGGGGTCACGACGGCGACCTGGCGCAGCGGCGACCCGCGCTGGTTCGACCGGTTCTACGAGGCCGGCAAGCGCTGGAACCTGCGCATCAACCTGCAGGTCGGGGGCAGCTGGGGCGGGCTTCCCGATGCCAGCACCGACTGGTCGCAGGCCTCGATGGCGGTGGACTACCTGCGCACGTGGGTGCCCGAGTAG
- a CDS encoding acyltransferase, translating into MTNTASAADTAAVVVASADVDPRAKLGPGCRVWHLAQIREHAELGAECTIGRAVYLGPGVVLGARCKVQNNALVYEPARVEDGVFIGPAVVFTNDLLPRAVTPEGRLKTADDWDVVGVVARTGASVGARAVCIAPVTLGRWSMVAAGAVVTRDVPDFALVAGVPARRIGWVGRAGVPLEDAGPGTWRCPRTGEEYVEAGDGLREAAR; encoded by the coding sequence ATGACCAACACCGCCAGCGCCGCCGACACGGCTGCCGTCGTCGTCGCCTCCGCCGACGTCGACCCCCGCGCGAAGCTCGGGCCCGGGTGCCGGGTCTGGCACCTCGCCCAGATCCGCGAGCACGCCGAACTGGGCGCGGAGTGCACGATCGGGCGCGCGGTCTACCTCGGCCCCGGCGTCGTGCTCGGCGCGCGGTGCAAGGTGCAGAACAACGCGCTCGTCTACGAGCCGGCCCGGGTCGAGGACGGGGTGTTCATCGGACCCGCCGTGGTCTTCACCAACGACCTCCTGCCGCGTGCCGTGACACCGGAGGGCAGGCTCAAGACCGCCGACGACTGGGACGTCGTGGGCGTCGTCGCCCGCACCGGTGCCAGCGTCGGGGCGCGCGCCGTCTGCATCGCGCCGGTGACCCTGGGGCGGTGGTCGATGGTCGCGGCGGGCGCAGTGGTCACCCGCGACGTCCCCGACTTCGCGCTGGTGGCCGGGGTGCCGGCCCGCCGGATCGGCTGGGTGGGGCGCGCCGGCGTACCGCTCGAGGACGCCGGGCCCGGCACCTGGCGCTGCCCGCGCACCGGCGAGGAGTACGTCGAGGCCGGGGACGGGCTGCGTGAGGCGGCTCGCTGA
- a CDS encoding family 16 glycosylhydrolase produces the protein MRRLNDPRIKESSGLARSTFTRPLLWTHNDRGDRPRLFGVGAQGRTRAVLRVSNASAMDWEDVATGPNHTLWAGDIGDNRAVRNKISVYRVREPRRVASARVRATRFRLAYPDGPHDADTLLVRPRSGRILIVTRSTGAGRIYRAPRRLRADRVNRLTRVARAPADVTAGAFAPEGDFLVLGTEDDAFGYRKVGGTGTRIALPARPKGESLEVRRGRRALLVGSEGRRSPIYRVPLPRSLRDDPRSPSPDPGPSQVKGWALDINEEFNTLDPDRWNVRDRTYNSNEDSYLLAANTRVRNGVLVIEGRRESAGGRQYTSGYVDTNRHYSVPNRFRAEIRARVPMEQGLWAAPLWFRPTDGSGGEIDLVETYGREAARPLVHQTIHTDYGAQHRQSALTYPFARLGDSAGTGWHTYVVAKTPGRIVMTVDGVTTATWRSGDPDWFDKYYEAGKRWNLRINLQIGGSYGGKPDASTDWSRATMAVDYLRTWVPQ, from the coding sequence GTGCGCCGCCTCAACGACCCGCGCATCAAGGAGTCCAGCGGGCTGGCGCGCAGCACCTTCACCCGCCCGCTGCTGTGGACCCACAACGACCGTGGCGACCGGCCGCGTCTCTTCGGGGTCGGCGCCCAGGGCCGCACCCGTGCGGTGCTGCGCGTGTCCAACGCCTCCGCGATGGACTGGGAGGACGTCGCCACCGGCCCGAACCACACCCTGTGGGCCGGCGACATCGGGGACAACCGCGCCGTGCGCAACAAGATCAGCGTCTACCGCGTGCGCGAGCCGCGCCGGGTCGCCTCGGCACGGGTGCGTGCCACCCGGTTCCGTCTCGCCTACCCCGACGGCCCGCACGACGCCGACACCTTGTTGGTGCGGCCCCGCAGCGGGCGGATCCTGATCGTCACGAGGTCCACGGGCGCCGGCCGCATCTACCGCGCGCCGCGGCGGCTGCGCGCCGACCGGGTCAACCGGCTCACCCGCGTCGCCCGCGCTCCTGCCGATGTGACCGCCGGCGCCTTCGCACCCGAGGGCGACTTCTTGGTGCTCGGCACCGAGGACGACGCGTTCGGCTACCGCAAGGTCGGCGGGACAGGCACCCGCATCGCCCTCCCGGCCCGCCCGAAGGGCGAGTCGTTGGAGGTCCGACGCGGCCGCCGCGCCCTCCTCGTCGGCAGTGAGGGCCGACGCAGCCCGATCTACCGGGTGCCGCTGCCGCGATCCCTGCGCGACGACCCCCGGTCCCCCTCCCCCGACCCTGGCCCGTCGCAGGTCAAGGGCTGGGCCCTGGACATCAACGAAGAGTTCAACACCCTCGACCCGGACCGGTGGAACGTCCGCGACCGCACCTACAACAGCAACGAGGACAGCTACCTGCTCGCCGCCAACACCCGCGTGCGCAACGGCGTCCTGGTCATCGAGGGCCGACGAGAGAGCGCCGGCGGGCGTCAGTACACCTCCGGCTACGTCGACACCAACCGTCACTACTCCGTGCCCAACCGCTTCCGCGCCGAGATCCGGGCCCGGGTGCCGATGGAGCAGGGCCTCTGGGCGGCCCCGCTGTGGTTCCGCCCGACCGACGGGTCCGGCGGCGAGATCGACCTGGTCGAGACCTACGGCCGCGAGGCCGCGCGGCCTCTGGTCCACCAGACCATCCACACCGACTACGGCGCCCAGCACCGCCAGTCCGCGCTGACCTACCCCTTCGCCCGGCTCGGCGACTCGGCGGGCACGGGATGGCACACCTACGTCGTGGCGAAGACCCCCGGACGGATCGTCATGACGGTCGACGGGGTCACCACGGCCACCTGGCGAAGCGGCGATCCCGACTGGTTCGACAAGTACTACGAGGCCGGCAAGCGCTGGAACCTGCGCATCAACCTGCAGATCGGCGGCAGCTATGGCGGAAAGCCCGACGCCAGCACCGACTGGTCCCGGGCCACGATGGCGGTGGACTACCTGCGCACGTGGGTGCCGCAGTAG
- a CDS encoding sulfotransferase family protein, whose protein sequence is MSAGARPGSGLKDGAPRWIKDAANRTTRAYGVATSPWRPAPDFLVIGTKRGGTTSMFDYLLQHPGLLGLYPQVRGKKSTDYFFRETHRGERWYRSHFHARPYRAVLGARLGHAPLGGEASPYYVWDPRIAAAVRRVAPGVRSIMLVRDPVKRAWSHYQERVENGVEPLGFADALAAEEDRTAGELERMAADPTYYATAHDWYSYRARGIYLPQIRNWLASFPPEQLLVLRSEDLYADPQAVLDRTCAFLGLPPARLSRTSGLNASRRSDPVPARERDRLAQFFAPHNAELEQFLGRPLGWT, encoded by the coding sequence ATGAGCGCTGGTGCTCGCCCCGGGAGCGGCCTGAAGGACGGCGCCCCGCGCTGGATCAAGGACGCCGCCAACCGCACCACCCGTGCGTACGGCGTCGCGACCTCGCCGTGGCGACCCGCCCCGGACTTCCTGGTGATCGGCACCAAGCGCGGCGGCACCACCTCGATGTTCGACTACCTGCTCCAGCACCCCGGCCTGCTCGGGCTCTACCCGCAGGTGCGGGGCAAGAAGAGCACCGACTACTTCTTCCGCGAGACCCACCGCGGTGAGCGCTGGTACCGCTCGCACTTCCACGCCCGGCCCTACCGAGCGGTGCTCGGCGCGCGGCTGGGGCACGCCCCGCTCGGCGGTGAGGCCTCGCCGTACTACGTGTGGGACCCACGGATCGCCGCGGCCGTGCGCCGCGTGGCCCCGGGGGTGCGCAGCATCATGCTGGTGCGCGACCCGGTCAAGCGGGCCTGGTCGCACTACCAGGAGCGCGTCGAGAACGGCGTCGAGCCGCTCGGCTTCGCCGACGCCCTCGCTGCCGAGGAGGACCGGACGGCCGGCGAGCTCGAGCGGATGGCGGCGGACCCGACCTACTACGCCACCGCGCACGACTGGTACTCCTACCGCGCCCGCGGGATCTATCTGCCGCAGATCCGCAACTGGCTGGCGTCCTTCCCGCCCGAGCAGCTGCTGGTGCTGCGCAGCGAGGACCTGTACGCCGACCCGCAGGCGGTCCTCGACCGCACCTGCGCCTTCCTCGGGCTGCCCCCGGCCCGGCTGAGCCGCACCTCCGGGCTCAACGCGAGCCGCCGCAGCGACCCCGTGCCGGCCCGTGAGCGGGACCGGTTGGCGCAGTTCTTCGCCCCGCACAACGCCGAGCTGGAGCAGTTCCTCGGCCGCCCGCTGGGGTGGACGTGA
- a CDS encoding response regulator transcription factor: MASDLPLVAEAIRAALGGRGFVAMALHLRQGGAFAAQERAVRRFGPDLLLVASELRRPRRLHDVQVLLRELGLPSVVLTEHEPGPVWGALLESGAAAVLPTSAVLDEVATTLHCVLVGERVIPASTREQLLRAWHATEREGAELSRRIAALTPRELQTLQLLHAGRTVLEIAQLCRVADGTVRSHVRAILRKLAVNSQLAAVATYGQFVGRDRPR; encoded by the coding sequence GTGGCCTCCGACCTGCCGCTCGTGGCGGAGGCGATCCGTGCGGCCCTCGGCGGGCGTGGGTTCGTCGCCATGGCGCTGCACCTGCGGCAGGGGGGAGCCTTCGCCGCCCAGGAGCGGGCCGTGCGCCGCTTCGGCCCGGACCTGCTGCTGGTCGCCAGCGAGCTGCGGCGTCCGCGGCGCCTGCACGACGTGCAGGTGCTGCTGCGCGAGCTGGGGCTGCCCAGCGTCGTGCTCACCGAGCACGAGCCGGGACCGGTGTGGGGCGCGCTGCTGGAGAGCGGTGCGGCCGCGGTGCTGCCCACCTCCGCGGTGCTCGACGAGGTCGCGACCACCCTGCACTGCGTCCTCGTCGGGGAGAGGGTGATCCCGGCGTCGACCCGTGAGCAGCTGCTCCGGGCCTGGCACGCCACGGAGCGGGAGGGCGCGGAGCTGAGCAGGAGGATCGCCGCGCTCACGCCGCGGGAGCTGCAGACCCTGCAGCTGCTGCACGCCGGGCGCACGGTGCTGGAGATCGCGCAGCTGTGCCGGGTGGCCGACGGCACGGTGCGCAGCCACGTGCGCGCGATCCTGCGCAAGCTGGCGGTGAACTCCCAGCTTGCCGCGGTCGCGACCTACGGGCAGTTCGTCGGGCGCGACCGGCCGCGCTGA